A region from the Papaver somniferum cultivar HN1 unplaced genomic scaffold, ASM357369v1 unplaced-scaffold_22, whole genome shotgun sequence genome encodes:
- the LOC113340529 gene encoding uncharacterized protein LOC113340529 → MNAAERNTNSEPSSTEVLEYIKNSDLHDLGYSGNMFTWTSNSHGTGKIKSRLDRSLVNSEWMLSYPNDALFHLLLKLSIMLPSFYPCSAAFLLTEKLSNTRCILSRWSKETFGNIHAKITLLQEDLQQLQASDIQGSNTEKVKKLEIEIYNLNEIQASSNMQKSRDHFYNVMDRNSKYFHIRVNRRRARNKIDSLLAPDGSWCLDRASIENHIPSCITEQDNEKLTKIPDDVEIYDALMSMQPWTSPGPDRFPPGFYQTQ, encoded by the exons ATGAATGCTGCTGAAAGAAATACTAATTCAGAACCTTCCTCTACTGAAGTTCTAGAGTATATTAAGAATTCTGACCTTCATGATCTAGGTTATAGTGGAAATATGTTTACATGGACTAGTAATAGTCATGGTACAGGAAAAATCAAATCTAGACTAGATAGATCTCTAGTTAATAGTGAGTGGATGTTGTCTTATCCTAATGATGCACTTTTCCATCTACTATTAAAGCTTTCTATCATGCTCCCATCTTTTTATCCAT GTTCTGCAGCTTTTCTTTTAACTGAAAAACTCTCAAATACAAGATGTATTCTTTCTAGATGGAGTAAGGAAACATTTGGTAACATACATGCTAAGATTACTTTACTTCAAGAAGATCTGCAACAACTTCAAGCCTCGGATATACAAGGCAGCAATACTGAGAAAGTTAAAAAGCTGGAAATTGAGATATATAATCTTAATGAGATTCAAGCCAGTTCAAATATGCAGAAAtcaagagatcatttttataatgtTATGGACAGAAACTCCAAATACTTTCATATAAGAGTTAATCGTAGAAGAGCCAGAAACAAGATAGACTCTCTACTAGCTCCAGATGGTTCTTGGTGTCTAGATAGAGCTTCTATAGAGAAT CATATTCCTTCCTGCATTACAGAACAAGATAATGAGAAGCTTACTAAGATTCCAGATGATGTTGAAATATATGATGCTCTTATGTCAATGCAACCTTGGACTAGCCCAGGGCCTGATAGATTCCCACCAGGCTTTTATCAAACTCAGTAG
- the LOC113340666 gene encoding basic form of pathogenesis-related protein 1-like — MNFIVILTLALTIHVSQAQTSREQYLSAHNAARAEVNVGPLVWDDTVAEYATNYANQRAGDCNLIHSAGGPYGENLAKSTGDLSVADAVKLWVDEKRFYDYQSNSCQGGETCGHYTQVVWRNSVRLGCASVTCNNGGTFVICSYDPRGNWIGERPY; from the coding sequence ATGAATTTCATTGTCATTTTAACCCTAGCCTTGACAATCCATGTCTCTCAAGCACAAACCTCACGAGAACAATATCTATCCGCACATAATGCAGCTCGAGCAGAAGTTAATGTTGGACCTTTGGTATGGGATGATACTGTTGCAGAATATGCTACCAATTATGCTAATCAGAGAGCCGGTGACTGTAATCTTATTCATTCTGCTGGAGGACCATATGGTGAGAATCTTGCAAAGAGTACTGGAGATCTCAGTGTGGCCGATGCTGTAAAATTATGGGTAGATGAGAAAAGGTTTTACGACTACCAATCAAACTCATGTCAAGGAGGAGAAACTTGTGGGCACTATACACAAGTAGTATGGAGAAACTCTGTTCGCCTAGGGTGTGCTAGTGTGACTTGTAATAATGGTGGCACTTTTGTCATCTGCAGCTATGATCCCAGAGGCAACTGGATTGGAGAACGTCCTTATTAG
- the LOC113340530 gene encoding uncharacterized protein LOC113340530 yields the protein MWKLPLLPRIAQFFWKCLLDILKTRDKLVYAIQDGNFGCPLYSQTLETSSHGMLHCNISRAVWFVVLGLQIQGDTNLVDWLTSWFDKLSVNQIQQEDICKIAIVAWCLWNTRYEIVFKGSKISVDSIIHRCKLEIELLQNKTSKLSSQTPKLCRINLHWDPPPLYAFKINVDGSFQYDIKNGGVGLIVRDFAGTHRGSKCIYLETAWSPEHVECKSLWEAVKWAEKMQLVKVYFELDSQIAADAVNKDSMNVDLRIQNLLLDIKSIFSRNISWRCNYVPKEKNKIVDILSKFARVSYISSVWLTSIPESILYQLQEDAEFVNSEI from the coding sequence aTGTGGAAACTTCCACTTCTTCCAAGAATAGCTCAGTTTTTCTGGAAATGCCTTCTAGATATACTTAAAACCAGAGACAAGTTGGTCTATGCCATCCAAGATGGCAATTTTGGATGCCCCTTGTATTCTCAAACGCTTGAGACATCTTCTCACGGTATGTTGCACTGCAATATTTCTAGAGCAGTGTGGTTTGTTGTACTTGGCCTTCAAATTCAAGGAGATACTAATTTGGTGGACTGGCTTACCAGCTGGTTTGATAAACTCTCAGTTAACCAGATTCAGCAAGAAGACATCTGCAAAATAGCTATAGTAGCTTGGTGTTTATGGAATACAAGATATGAAATTGTGTTCAAGGGCTCAAAGATATCAGTAGACTCAATCATTCACAGATGCAAGCTAGAGATTGAGTTACTTCAAAATAAAACTTCAAAACTTTCTTCACAAACACCTAAACTCTGTAGAATTAATCTACACTGGGATCCCCCTCCTTTATATGCTTTTAAAATAAATGTTGATGGCTCTTTCCAATATGATATTAAAAATGGTGGCGTTGGACTGATAGTGCGTGATTTTGCAGGTACACATAGGGGATCCAAATGCATCTACTTAGAAACTGCGTGGAGTCCAGAGCATGTAGAATGTAAAAGTCTTTGGGAAGCTGTCAAGTGGGCTGAAAAGATGCAGCTAGTGAAAGTTTATTTTGAACTGGATTCACAAATTGCAGCAGATGCAGTCAACAAAGATAGTATGAACGTGGATTTGAGGATTCAAAATTTGCTCTTGGATATCAAATCTATCTTCTCTAGAAATATTTCTTGGCGATGCAATTATGTAcccaaagaaaaaaataaaatagtagaCATATTATCTAAGTTTGCTAGAGTTTCTTACATTAGTAGTGTATGGTTAACATCTATACCTGAAAGTATCCTTTATCAACTTCAGGAAGATGCAGAATTTGTAAATTCTGAAATTTAA
- the LOC113340667 gene encoding aconitate hydratase, cytoplasmic-like translates to MGQSKPFPSSGVATRYLFQSGLQKYLNQRGFHIVGYSCTTCIGNSMDLGESVASAIIENGLFYQLFVYDGSTLKSTDCSSSSLFTM, encoded by the exons ATGGGTCAAAGCAAGCCTTTCCCAAGTTCCGGAGTTGCTACAAGGTATCTGTTCCAGAG TGGCTTACAGAAGTATTTGAACCAGCGAGGATTCCATATTGTTGGATACAGTTGCACAACTTGTATAGGAAATTCCATGGATCTGGGTGAATCAGTTGCTTCTGCAATTATAGAAAATG GTTTGTTCTATCAGCTCTTTGTTTACGATGGGTCGACCCTGAAATCAACCGATTGTTCTAGCAGCTCTTTGTTTACGATGTGA